A window from Desulfobacterales bacterium encodes these proteins:
- a CDS encoding response regulator: MIKKILIVDDSPIARKMLNSSLPKDKNYETMFGVNGEDGVVKFQEFQPDVTFLDLTMPIMDGYKALEEIRKLDKNAIVIVTTADIQPKSIATVMELGAFTLLKKPAKSKSIEETLEKIEVKLSKIAGE, encoded by the coding sequence ATGATAAAAAAAATTTTAATTGTGGATGACTCTCCAATAGCAAGAAAAATGCTTAATAGCAGTTTACCCAAGGATAAAAATTATGAAACAATGTTCGGGGTAAATGGAGAAGATGGAGTTGTTAAGTTTCAAGAATTTCAACCAGATGTTACTTTTTTAGATTTAACTATGCCGATTATGGATGGATATAAGGCATTAGAAGAAATAAGAAAACTTGATAAAAATGCAATTGTAATTGTTACAACTGCCGATATTCAGCCGAAATCTATTGCAACTGTTATGGAGCTAGGCGCATTTACACTTTTGAAAAAGCCTGCTAAATCTAAGTCTATAGAAGAAACATTAGAAAAAATCGAAGTGAAATTAAGCAAAATTGCAGGAGAATAA
- a CDS encoding chemotaxis protein CheX produces MDATIINPFIKAALHTLNTLGHTKLHKTDIIYLKKDQTSEGDISGVIEVNGDIAGTVSISFPEKSILKIVSRMFSEEMTVLNEEIQDAVGEITSTTAGQASQNLLEIGKTAKTKLKTVLMGKKHTIPHNPDHKTVAILFRGNDKIKFIIEACFIK; encoded by the coding sequence ATGGATGCAACAATAATAAATCCATTTATAAAAGCAGCTCTCCACACTTTAAATACATTAGGACATACTAAATTACATAAAACAGATATTATTTATTTAAAAAAAGATCAAACATCGGAAGGCGATATTTCTGGAGTTATAGAAGTAAACGGTGATATTGCAGGGACGGTTTCTATTAGCTTTCCTGAAAAAAGCATACTTAAAATAGTCAGTAGAATGTTTAGCGAAGAAATGACAGTTTTAAATGAAGAAATACAAGATGCTGTCGGAGAAATAACAAGCACTACTGCAGGGCAGGCAAGCCAAAATCTACTTGAAATAGGCAAAACAGCAAAAACAAAGCTAAAAACAGTATTAATGGGAAAAAAACATACTATACCCCACAACCCAGACCATAAAACAGTAGCAATTCTTTTTAGAGGAAATGATAAAATAAAGTTTATTATTGAAGCTTGTTTTATTAAATAA
- a CDS encoding ParA family protein, whose protein sequence is MGQVICVISLKGGVGKTTTSVNLAAAISNMKKKTLLVDCDPQGSATTGIGIDKKKLTKTIHDVLVGKSSVEECIIPNYIAYLDVIPARGELFQAELKLMGVPNKGKILKNILSSIKEKYEFIIIDTPPSLGLISINTIVAADSLLIPLQCEFLAYESLIQLLKFIQFIRKRLNPDLKLGGILLTMYDRGEKISEEIVQNARNRLKKVLCKTVIPRSVNLRESAIKGHPLVISNPSLESSKCYIELANEIIAKNKV, encoded by the coding sequence ATGGGTCAGGTTATTTGCGTAATAAGTTTAAAAGGCGGTGTAGGTAAGACTACTACATCTGTAAATCTTGCAGCCGCTATATCTAATATGAAAAAAAAAACATTACTCGTTGATTGCGATCCCCAAGGCAGTGCAACAACAGGTATTGGAATAGATAAAAAAAAATTAACAAAAACAATTCATGATGTATTAGTAGGAAAATCAAGCGTAGAAGAATGCATTATTCCAAACTATATTGCTTATTTAGATGTAATACCTGCTCGTGGTGAATTGTTTCAAGCAGAATTAAAATTAATGGGAGTTCCTAATAAAGGCAAAATACTTAAAAACATATTATCTTCAATAAAAGAAAAATATGAATTTATTATTATAGATACTCCTCCATCCCTTGGTTTAATATCTATAAATACAATTGTCGCAGCTGATTCATTACTCATCCCGCTTCAATGTGAATTCTTAGCCTATGAATCACTTATACAATTATTAAAATTTATCCAATTTATAAGAAAACGACTGAATCCCGATCTTAAGTTAGGAGGTATTCTTTTAACTATGTATGACAGGGGTGAAAAAATTTCAGAAGAAATAGTTCAAAATGCAAGAAACAGACTTAAAAAAGTATTATGTAAGACTGTTATTCCAAGGTCAGTTAATTTAAGGGAATCAGCTATTAAAGGTCATCCACTTGTAATATCTAATCCATCATTGGAAAGTTCAAAATGTTATATAGAGCTTGCTAATGAAATTATAGCTAAAAATAAAGTTTAA
- a CDS encoding prepilin peptidase, whose product MVTISLFYLIAFIFGICVGSFMNVCIYRLPNSKSIVKPNSHCPQCLTPIKFYDNIPLLSYIFLQGKCRKCKLIIPFRYPLVEFLSGICAVAVLIRYGISYESIIYYIFIASLIVIIFIDIDHQIIPDIITLPGILIFFLASLLMPSIKLLDSIIGILLGGGSLLIIAQVYYLLTKKEGMGGGDIKLLAMIGSLIGWQGVLFTIFFSSLIGTVIGLIEMGRLKKNMKLKIPFGPFLSMAAILYIFHGNYLISWYINLLK is encoded by the coding sequence ATTGTGACTATTTCTTTATTTTATCTAATTGCTTTTATTTTCGGTATTTGTGTTGGAAGTTTTATGAATGTCTGTATATATAGGCTTCCTAATTCTAAATCTATTGTAAAACCTAATTCACATTGCCCTCAATGCTTAACTCCAATAAAATTTTATGACAACATACCATTGTTGAGCTATATTTTTCTTCAAGGCAAGTGTAGAAAGTGTAAACTCATTATTCCATTTCGTTATCCTTTAGTGGAATTTTTGTCAGGTATTTGTGCTGTAGCAGTTTTAATACGTTATGGAATTTCCTATGAGAGTATTATATATTACATTTTTATTGCGTCACTTATAGTTATTATTTTTATTGATATAGATCATCAAATAATTCCTGATATAATAACGTTACCTGGTATATTAATTTTTTTTCTTGCATCTTTATTAATGCCTTCAATAAAGCTACTTGACTCTATAATTGGAATTTTATTAGGAGGAGGCAGTCTTTTAATTATTGCCCAAGTTTATTATTTGTTGACAAAAAAAGAAGGTATGGGAGGGGGAGATATAAAATTACTTGCAATGATTGGATCCTTAATTGGATGGCAGGGTGTGCTTTTTACAATTTTTTTTTCATCCTTGATAGGAACAGTAATTGGTTTAATTGAAATGGGAAGGCTTAAAAAGAATATGAAATTGAAAATTCCTTTTGGACCTTTTTTGTCTATGGCGGCAATTTTGTATATATTTCATGGAAATTATTTAATATCATGGTATATTAATTTATTGAAATAG
- a CDS encoding DEAD/DEAH box helicase: MPKKKNGLKEYIDSLKNSLKLKNTIKFHKVLPSEEASFLKPKFSWPSEIYDILKKMGINELYKHQAEAIDSIRLERHVVSSTPTASGKTLIYNIPVFEQILRNPLSTALFIFPLKALAQDQLRIFREMASYCSKFKPTAEIYDGDTPQFKRKEIRSNPPNVIFTNPEMLHLSFIAYHRSWYDFLSRLKIVVIDEVHTYRGFMGSHMAQVFRRLIRICNYYRAEPIFIFSSATIANPEELAEQLTGLNVVSIKESGAPKGKKHIVFIDPIQGASTAAIFLLKAALEKKLRTIVYTQSRILSELIAIWAKNDSGKFAKYISPYRAGLLPEERREIEKKLSNGEFLAVISTSALELGIDIGDLDLCILVGYPGTIMATWQRSGRVGRSGQESALILVAGDDALDKFLMKYPESFINREPEMAVINPYNPEILQQHILCAAHELPLSVYDPMFQEQRALNIAFELCKQGLMGYDFENDLFLSINKGPHINVDLRGIGGSFDIISSTTGVNKGTIDSYRAFRETHPGATYFHKGETYVVDNLNVAEKIVRISPTNVAYYTKAVANKTTEILETYEEKKVFSVDVAIGRLKVTDHVVGYEKFSMNKKLKLNHIPLELPPQIFETDGMWFKIPSKIQKIIESENLHFLGGIHAIEHSSIGIFPLLILTDRNDLSGISTTFHSQLKMAAIFIYDNIPGGAWLTRQAFKKAEELMELTLKIITGCDCELGCPSCVHSPRCGSGNRPIDKAAAIYALQEMIKVDKITEKIEPITKKKKKKSLNK; this comes from the coding sequence ATGCCTAAAAAAAAAAATGGCCTAAAGGAATATATTGATTCCCTTAAAAATTCATTAAAATTAAAAAATACTATAAAATTCCATAAGGTGCTTCCTTCAGAGGAAGCATCTTTCCTAAAACCAAAATTTTCTTGGCCTTCAGAAATTTATGATATTCTCAAAAAAATGGGAATTAACGAACTTTATAAGCATCAGGCTGAGGCCATAGATTCCATACGATTAGAACGTCATGTTGTTTCTTCTACTCCTACAGCGAGCGGCAAAACATTAATTTACAATATTCCGGTTTTTGAGCAAATATTAAGAAATCCTTTATCAACCGCTTTATTTATTTTTCCTTTAAAAGCCTTAGCCCAAGACCAATTAAGAATTTTCAGGGAAATGGCGAGTTATTGCTCTAAATTTAAGCCTACCGCTGAAATTTATGACGGAGATACTCCTCAATTTAAACGAAAAGAAATTAGAAGCAATCCTCCTAATGTAATTTTTACAAATCCTGAAATGCTTCACCTTTCTTTTATCGCTTATCATCGGTCTTGGTACGATTTTTTATCAAGGCTTAAAATTGTGGTTATCGATGAAGTTCATACTTACAGAGGATTTATGGGATCCCACATGGCTCAAGTATTTCGTCGATTAATAAGAATATGCAATTATTACAGGGCTGAACCCATATTTATTTTTAGTTCCGCAACTATCGCTAATCCAGAAGAATTGGCGGAACAATTAACAGGCTTAAACGTTGTCTCCATTAAAGAAAGCGGTGCGCCTAAAGGTAAAAAACATATTGTATTTATTGATCCTATTCAAGGAGCTTCTACTGCAGCTATTTTTCTTTTGAAAGCAGCCTTAGAAAAAAAACTTAGAACTATAGTTTATACCCAATCAAGAATTCTTTCTGAATTAATAGCTATATGGGCAAAAAATGATTCTGGAAAATTTGCAAAATATATAAGCCCTTATAGAGCTGGCTTATTGCCTGAAGAAAGAAGAGAAATAGAAAAAAAATTATCAAATGGCGAATTTCTTGCAGTAATAAGCACAAGTGCTTTGGAACTCGGCATTGATATTGGAGATTTAGATTTATGTATATTAGTGGGTTATCCAGGCACTATCATGGCTACATGGCAAAGAAGCGGGCGTGTTGGACGTTCTGGTCAAGAATCGGCATTAATTCTTGTTGCAGGAGATGACGCCCTTGATAAATTTTTAATGAAATATCCAGAATCATTTATAAATCGAGAGCCTGAAATGGCAGTGATAAATCCTTATAATCCTGAAATATTGCAGCAGCATATTTTGTGTGCTGCCCATGAGCTTCCTTTAAGTGTTTATGATCCAATGTTTCAAGAACAAAGAGCTTTAAATATAGCTTTTGAACTTTGCAAACAAGGACTAATGGGATATGATTTTGAAAACGACCTGTTTTTATCAATAAATAAAGGTCCTCATATAAATGTTGATCTTAGGGGTATTGGAGGCAGCTTTGATATAATTTCCAGTACAACAGGTGTAAATAAAGGAACTATAGATTCATACAGAGCATTCAGGGAAACCCACCCTGGCGCAACTTATTTCCACAAAGGAGAAACTTATGTAGTTGATAATTTAAATGTAGCTGAAAAAATAGTTAGAATTTCTCCTACAAACGTAGCTTATTATACAAAGGCTGTTGCTAATAAAACTACAGAAATTCTTGAAACCTATGAAGAAAAAAAAGTTTTTAGTGTTGATGTGGCTATAGGTAGGTTAAAAGTTACAGATCATGTTGTAGGCTATGAAAAATTTTCCATGAATAAAAAACTTAAACTAAATCACATCCCCCTTGAGTTACCTCCCCAGATATTTGAAACAGACGGAATGTGGTTTAAAATACCTTCAAAAATTCAAAAAATAATTGAATCTGAAAATCTTCATTTTTTAGGAGGTATTCATGCGATAGAACATTCAAGTATAGGCATTTTCCCATTGTTGATATTAACAGATAGAAATGATTTAAGCGGTATTTCCACAACATTTCATTCCCAATTAAAAATGGCGGCTATATTTATTTATGATAATATACCAGGAGGCGCTTGGCTTACAAGACAGGCATTTAAGAAAGCCGAAGAACTCATGGAATTAACATTAAAGATAATAACAGGGTGCGATTGCGAATTAGGATGTCCGAGCTGTGTTCATTCTCCAAGATGCGGATCAGGAAATAGGCCTATAGATAAAGCTGCCGCCATCTATGCACTTCAAGAAATGATAAAAGTGGATAAAATAACAGAAAAAATTGAGCCAATAACTAAAAAGAAAAAAAAGAAGTCCCTAAATAAATAA
- a CDS encoding glycosyltransferase family 2 protein yields the protein MKKLSVSIITLNEEKNIERCLKSVSWADEIIVVDSGSKDKTFEICEKYGCKIIKTDWLGFGRTKKLAVDSASHEWILSIDSDEELSEELKNKIKELLENSQYNGYYIKRNSFYLGKLIKYCWGNDFQLRFFNRKFGNFNDNIIHESVEFQGNLGKIKAPIIHYTYPTIESSIAKTGQYSDLSAEQMFNKGKKITLLGAVLRGFIKFFKMYIINMGFLDGKEGFVLSVISSFGVIVKYLKLWELESRSSKHLIPGKIEK from the coding sequence ATGAAAAAATTATCAGTTTCAATAATAACCTTAAATGAAGAAAAAAATATTGAAAGATGCTTAAAATCAGTTTCTTGGGCTGATGAAATAATAGTAGTTGATTCAGGCTCAAAAGATAAAACCTTTGAAATATGCGAAAAATATGGATGTAAAATTATTAAGACTGATTGGCTTGGATTTGGTCGGACTAAAAAACTTGCAGTTGATTCAGCGTCCCATGAATGGATATTGTCCATTGATTCAGATGAAGAACTATCAGAGGAGCTTAAAAATAAAATAAAAGAATTGTTAGAAAATTCTCAATATAACGGATATTATATAAAAAGAAATTCTTTTTATTTGGGAAAACTGATTAAATACTGCTGGGGTAATGATTTTCAGCTTAGATTTTTTAATAGGAAATTTGGTAATTTTAATGACAATATTATCCATGAATCTGTTGAATTTCAAGGCAATTTAGGAAAAATTAAAGCTCCTATTATTCATTATACTTATCCTACAATAGAATCAAGCATAGCAAAAACAGGCCAATATTCTGATCTTTCGGCTGAGCAAATGTTTAACAAGGGAAAAAAGATAACACTTTTAGGTGCTGTTTTAAGGGGATTTATAAAATTTTTTAAAATGTATATCATTAATATGGGTTTTTTAGACGGTAAAGAAGGCTTTGTTCTTTCCGTTATTTCTTCATTCGGAGTTATTGTGAAATATTTAAAACTCTGGGAATTAGAATCTCGTTCAAGCAAACATCTCATTCCGGGAAAAATTGAAAAATGA
- a CDS encoding diguanylate cyclase produces the protein MAKTGIKCFYGVLRMIFSQIFDMINSGIVILDRDLKVVKWNRWMENYSKIPANDVIGKSIIEFYPNLDNAKFKRNVKSVLAFGNFSFFSQKLHKYIFPFKALNTLGVKFDYMQQNCTMGPIRGENNSIEYIYIMVQDVTEVAAYEQKLIEMNIKDGLTGAYNRRYFETRIKEEFARHKRYSRPFSIIMQDIDYFKKVNDTYGHQAGDFILTSFSSSVAGRIRNVDILARYGGEEFCCLLPETNLKSAKLVAEHVRHLVEQSIYKFKNLELKITVSQGVAELNPEMSSHEIMLKRADDALYEAKKTGRNKVIGWEEKNQNT, from the coding sequence ATGGCTAAAACAGGCATTAAATGCTTTTATGGAGTCTTACGAATGATTTTTTCCCAAATCTTTGACATGATTAATTCCGGAATCGTAATTTTAGATAGAGATCTTAAAGTTGTGAAGTGGAATAGGTGGATGGAAAATTATAGCAAGATTCCTGCTAATGATGTCATTGGGAAATCCATAATAGAATTTTATCCAAATCTTGATAATGCTAAATTTAAAAGGAATGTTAAATCAGTTTTAGCATTTGGTAATTTTTCTTTTTTTTCTCAAAAACTCCATAAATATATTTTTCCATTTAAAGCTCTAAATACGCTTGGTGTAAAATTTGATTATATGCAGCAAAATTGTACTATGGGTCCAATCAGGGGCGAAAATAATTCCATTGAGTATATCTATATAATGGTTCAAGATGTAACAGAGGTTGCTGCGTATGAACAAAAGTTAATAGAAATGAATATAAAAGACGGTCTGACAGGAGCATATAATAGAAGATATTTTGAAACTCGTATAAAAGAAGAGTTTGCAAGACATAAGCGTTATTCAAGACCGTTTAGCATAATAATGCAGGATATAGATTATTTTAAAAAAGTAAATGATACTTATGGACATCAAGCCGGTGATTTTATATTAACTTCCTTTTCAAGTTCTGTTGCTGGAAGAATAAGGAACGTTGATATTCTTGCCCGGTATGGTGGAGAAGAATTTTGTTGTCTTCTTCCAGAAACAAACCTTAAATCAGCCAAACTTGTAGCAGAACATGTCCGTCATCTTGTCGAACAAAGCATTTATAAATTTAAAAATTTGGAGCTAAAAATAACCGTAAGCCAGGGAGTAGCGGAACTAAATCCAGAGATGTCTTCCCATGAAATAATGCTAAAAAGAGCTGATGATGCCCTTTATGAAGCTAAAAAAACCGGTAGAAATAAAGTTATTGGATGGGAAGAAAAAAATCAAAATACCTAA
- a CDS encoding glycosyltransferase family 9 protein, with the protein MSTISNQIVTAKNCPSIYCKFEMKYPRILLVQTSFLGDTILSTPVISSLKTIYPSSEIYMMTTPLSLNLVVRDPLLKGVISYDKRGDESGFFGLLNIRRRIRDINFDIAYSLHRSYRTALLLAMSGIPIRVGFSDADLSFLYTETRKRNLRQHDVIRNLSILSSEAPISSLNTDLRLFPPSKEELSPKIRKKFSENFKYAVLVPGSAWETKMWDYKGFRAVAKHLIDRKISVVLIGAKSDKIIHNKVAEGLDILDLAGETTIDEALYIMKNACLAVCNDSMSLHIASAFKIKTVAVFCATTPSLGFYPWKNNSILIEKKLSCRPCGLHGGRTCPNNTYACIKGISHNTVIDAVERLLNREY; encoded by the coding sequence ATGAGTACAATTAGTAATCAAATAGTTACAGCAAAAAATTGCCCTTCAATTTATTGTAAGTTTGAAATGAAATACCCTCGAATTTTATTAGTCCAAACAAGTTTTCTTGGGGATACAATACTATCAACTCCTGTTATTTCCAGTCTTAAAACGATTTATCCTTCGTCTGAAATCTATATGATGACAACTCCATTATCTTTAAATCTTGTTGTTCGAGATCCTTTGCTGAAAGGAGTTATATCCTATGACAAAAGAGGTGATGAGTCTGGATTTTTTGGTCTTTTAAATATTAGAAGACGTATAAGAGATATTAATTTTGATATAGCGTATTCTTTGCACAGGTCATACAGAACTGCTTTGCTATTGGCAATGTCAGGTATTCCTATCCGCGTAGGCTTTTCGGATGCTGATTTAAGTTTTCTTTATACAGAAACAAGAAAAAGAAATTTAAGACAACACGATGTTATTCGTAATCTTTCAATATTATCTTCAGAGGCTCCTATATCTTCTCTTAATACTGATTTAAGACTGTTTCCTCCAAGCAAAGAAGAATTATCTCCTAAAATAAGAAAAAAATTTTCTGAAAATTTTAAATACGCTGTTCTTGTTCCAGGCAGTGCATGGGAAACTAAAATGTGGGATTATAAAGGCTTTAGAGCTGTTGCAAAACATTTAATTGATAGAAAAATTTCAGTTGTCCTTATTGGAGCGAAATCAGATAAAATAATTCATAATAAAGTCGCAGAAGGGCTTGATATTTTAGACTTAGCCGGTGAAACTACAATTGATGAAGCCCTTTATATAATGAAAAACGCTTGCCTTGCCGTTTGTAATGACAGCATGTCCCTTCATATTGCGTCAGCATTTAAAATTAAAACTGTCGCTGTTTTTTGTGCGACTACGCCTTCCCTTGGTTTTTATCCATGGAAAAATAATTCTATACTTATTGAAAAAAAACTTTCCTGCCGTCCTTGTGGATTACATGGAGGCAGAACCTGCCCTAATAACACTTATGCCTGCATCAAAGGAATTTCCCACAACACTGTTATTGATGCAGTAGAAAGGCTTTTAAATAGAGAATATTAA
- the hemC gene encoding hydroxymethylbilane synthase — MKDLVRIGTRKSKLALWQAYFIEDLLKKIGLATEIVPIETKGDKILNVSIAKIGSKGVFTEEIEEQLKNGNIDIAVHSAKDMQSDIGHDFEIIAFTKREIVNDVVVSMDKAISIEDFNREIKVGTSSVRRISFLKHFYPNVKPVEIRGNLQTRISKLENGLCDVLILAYAGVYRMNLTDMIRFMLPKDKFIPPVGQASIAVEASVNLLEEKKQIIRSTINDYDTEKCIIAERAFLKTLQGGCSVPVFALAEFDEGKLSIKGGIVSLDGKIILQDFVSGQKAEAIELGKNLATSILEKGGEKLLKEIKNDI; from the coding sequence ATGAAAGATTTAGTAAGAATTGGAACTCGAAAAAGTAAATTAGCCTTGTGGCAGGCTTATTTTATTGAAGATTTGTTGAAAAAAATAGGGCTTGCTACAGAAATAGTTCCTATTGAAACAAAAGGGGATAAAATTTTAAATGTTTCAATAGCGAAAATAGGCTCAAAAGGTGTTTTTACAGAAGAAATAGAAGAACAGCTTAAAAATGGAAATATTGATATAGCTGTTCATAGTGCAAAAGATATGCAGTCGGACATCGGTCATGACTTTGAAATTATTGCTTTTACAAAAAGAGAAATTGTAAATGATGTTGTTGTAAGTATGGATAAGGCTATATCTATTGAGGATTTTAATCGAGAAATAAAAGTTGGAACATCATCAGTAAGACGCATTTCTTTTTTAAAGCATTTTTATCCTAATGTTAAACCCGTTGAAATTAGAGGAAACCTTCAAACAAGAATATCAAAGTTAGAAAATGGTCTTTGTGATGTCCTTATTCTTGCTTATGCAGGTGTATATCGTATGAATCTTACTGATATGATAAGATTCATGCTTCCTAAAGATAAGTTTATTCCTCCAGTAGGCCAAGCGAGCATAGCTGTTGAAGCCTCTGTTAATCTTTTAGAAGAAAAAAAACAAATAATAAGAAGTACTATAAATGATTATGATACTGAAAAATGTATAATAGCAGAAAGGGCATTTTTAAAAACCCTTCAAGGAGGATGTAGTGTTCCTGTTTTTGCCTTAGCTGAATTTGATGAGGGAAAGCTTAGCATTAAAGGAGGCATAGTTAGTTTAGATGGAAAAATTATATTACAGGATTTTGTTTCTGGACAAAAAGCAGAAGCTATTGAATTAGGCAAAAATTTAGCTACATCCATATTAGAAAAAGGTGGGGAAAAACTTTTAAAAGAAATTAAAAATGACATATAA
- a CDS encoding chemotaxis protein CheC, producing the protein MSHETEPIVSDEEKEILQEIMNIAFGNATADLAEVIDIYVVLSVPNIEILGVGAIPNFIEKSVKVYSEIDVVEQKFWGDFNGSGLLVFPNNAGRELINVLDEGGDVDSFEAKPIDNLEKDILMEIGNILIGACVGKVAELLGTIVTYSPPQVISNDNNNEYSYFIDSFDPNQSAILMKTVFKFKDQDISGLLLLLTNQESIEWLKQALNAFMESYE; encoded by the coding sequence ATGAGCCATGAAACCGAGCCGATTGTTTCAGATGAAGAAAAAGAAATTCTTCAGGAAATTATGAATATTGCCTTTGGTAATGCAACAGCTGACCTTGCTGAGGTAATAGATATATATGTTGTATTAAGTGTTCCAAATATTGAAATATTAGGAGTAGGAGCTATTCCTAATTTTATTGAAAAGTCAGTAAAAGTATATAGTGAAATTGATGTTGTTGAACAAAAATTTTGGGGTGATTTTAATGGTTCAGGATTATTAGTTTTTCCAAATAATGCTGGCCGTGAATTAATAAATGTTCTTGACGAAGGGGGCGATGTAGATTCTTTTGAAGCTAAACCGATTGATAACCTTGAAAAAGATATTTTAATGGAAATAGGAAATATATTAATTGGCGCTTGCGTAGGTAAAGTTGCAGAGCTTTTAGGAACAATCGTTACTTACTCTCCTCCTCAAGTAATAAGCAATGACAATAATAATGAATATAGTTATTTTATTGACTCATTTGATCCTAATCAATCGGCAATATTGATGAAAACTGTTTTTAAATTTAAGGATCAAGACATAAGCGGGTTGTTACTTCTTTTGACTAATCAAGAATCCATCGAATGGCTAAAACAGGCATTAAATGCTTTTATGGAGTCTTACGAATGA